Below is a genomic region from Desulforhopalus sp..
ACCGGCATGCCATGTGCATTCAAAGGGTAAAGCAAAAAATGAAAAGTGAGGCAGAAGAGGGTGTTCGTCACCCTTTTCTGCCTCACTTTTTTTGAAGTGAAACTCGGTGTCAATAGGCGTCAGCCGCAGACACCGAGTTTCTCCTTTGCAATGCGCCGGTCTCTGTAGAAAAAGAGCAGCGTTCCCAGGAAACGAAACAGCCCCGTCATGTAAAGCGCGAACACAATGCCCTTGAGTTCAAAGAAATAGTGACCCAGCATTGGCGCCGTAGCCAGACTGAGGTTGATTAACACGTTGTAGACCGCTATATACATGACCCGGTTATCCTGCGGCGTCGCCTCCAGCAGCGCCCCTAAAGTTACACTGAGGGTCCCGGCTGTAAAAAATCCGGAGATCAGAGCCGTTGGCAGCAAGATATACAGATTGGGCGACCAGGCATACATGAGGGGCGTCAAAGCCATGCCAAAGGTACAGATTGGCAGCACGAAACTGTTTCCGCGCTTTTCGATCTGACGGCTCCAGAAGCTGTAGCCAAAGAACATGGTAATGGCTGAGGCCACCGAAATGACCGCGAGCCAGAGTTCGTTCGCTCCAAGGGTCTTAATCATATAGATGTTGAAAAGCGGCCAACCCATGTGCCAGCCAAAGTGAAAGCCAAGACTGCACAGGGCGAAAAAGCGGAATTGTTTGTTGCTGAGGATTTTTATGACCTGAGGCTTGAGGGGCTCGCGTCCGCTGGATCTGGCAAATCCCGCGTCCTTTTTCGCAACCTTGAATTTCTTGAAGGCTTTGTATTCCATCACGCCAAAGAAGAAGGCAAGTCCAAAAAAGATCTGATAGATGAATAAACGCTGCTCATCGGTTTTTGGAACCAAGGTCAGGATATTGCCGCTGAGCAGCGTCACCGCCGTTAGTGCCGGAACCGTCAGCTTGTTGCGCATCCCTATGGCATTGGCCCTGGCCCGGGGTTCGAACAAGACACCTATAAAGCTCTGGTAGCTCGTCTGATAGATGGCGTCTGGAATGCACATCAGCGTGAACAGGGAGAGGAAGCCAAATGCCCGGTACTGCGGTGGAAGGAATGGAATGAAGGCCATGGCGAACAGGAACCATCGGCCAAACAAAATGAGCCTGGCAGTGGTGAGCTGCGTATCCTCTGAGCGCCTGAGCCACAGGGCGCCAGGCAGGATGGCGATCAGCGTCACCAAGCCCGGAAGGGCGTTGATCAGGGCAATCTCCAGCTCGCTGCCGCCAATCCGCTCCAGAAACTTGACGGAAAACGGTTTGTAAAAATTCAGCGCGGTCTCATACAGAATGCCATACAAGGCAAAGATGCGCATGTTATAGTCGATTTTACCCGTTGATAATTTGCGAAATCGCAAGGCCAATCCCTCACCTGCTGTTATAGTCTTCGTGATCTGTCGGATGTGTGAAGCCGTGGCGGAGTCCTGGGGTACTGGAGGTCCTGGAAGTCCCGGAGGTCCTGGAGGTCCTGAAATCCCGGAAGT
It encodes:
- a CDS encoding MFS transporter, whose protein sequence is MALRFRKLSTGKIDYNMRIFALYGILYETALNFYKPFSVKFLERIGGSELEIALINALPGLVTLIAILPGALWLRRSEDTQLTTARLILFGRWFLFAMAFIPFLPPQYRAFGFLSLFTLMCIPDAIYQTSYQSFIGVLFEPRARANAIGMRNKLTVPALTAVTLLSGNILTLVPKTDEQRLFIYQIFFGLAFFFGVMEYKAFKKFKVAKKDAGFARSSGREPLKPQVIKILSNKQFRFFALCSLGFHFGWHMGWPLFNIYMIKTLGANELWLAVISVASAITMFFGYSFWSRQIEKRGNSFVLPICTFGMALTPLMYAWSPNLYILLPTALISGFFTAGTLSVTLGALLEATPQDNRVMYIAVYNVLINLSLATAPMLGHYFFELKGIVFALYMTGLFRFLGTLLFFYRDRRIAKEKLGVCG